Proteins co-encoded in one Ziziphus jujuba cultivar Dongzao chromosome 9, ASM3175591v1 genomic window:
- the LOC107411208 gene encoding pentatricopeptide repeat-containing protein At2g15820, chloroplastic → MLLSRARGGDLSSLALVPNSSTSFLATFCSISMRSSSFSLLRSLTLSLSHCQHHHCYFRPIFTPPLSAASKTFRLPAVSSSGTFAEQLASGVSGTEENWGFSNVDEREPFDYERSFASTDLKHLESPELEVKELEELPEQWRRSKLAWLCKELPAHKPATLVRILNAQKKWVRQEDATYVAVHCMRIRENEAGFRVYKWMMQQHWYRFDFALATKLADYMGKERKFSKCREIFDDIINQGRVPSESTFHILVVAYLSTPVQGCLEEACSIYNRMIQLGGYQPRLSLHNSLFRSIIGKPGGSSKQYLKQAEFIFHNLETTGLEIHKDIYCGLIWLHSHQDTVDKERMTALRTMMQQAGIEEGREVLVSVLRACSKEGDVEEAEKTWSKLLLLDDGRPSQAFVYRMEVHAKAGNHRKSLEIFRDMQKHLNSTSYLAYHKVIEILCRAQEVELAESVMVEFLNSGLKPLMPSYVDLMSMYFDLGLHDKVELAFIQCLQKCRPNRTIYTIYLDSLVKGSNLEKAEEIFDQMQNSGAIGVDARSCNIILSGYLSSGDYVKAEKIYDLMCQKRYDIESELMEKIDYVLSLSRKVVKKPLSLKLSKEQREILVGLLLGGLKIESDEERKNHMLRFEFNENSGLHSILKRHIHDQYHEWLHPSCKTNDAIEDIPCRFSTISHSYFGFYADQFWPKGRQTIPKLIHRWLSPRVLAYWYMYGGHRTSSGDILLKLKGNQEAVEKIVKTLKARSLNCRVKKKGRVFWIGFLGNNSTWFWKLTEPYIIDDLKDSLKVGGETIGSSTYETENISFESGSDSDEKASDYSDDDNM, encoded by the exons ATGCTTCTTAGCAGAGCTCGAGGAGGTGACCTCTCTTCCTTGGCTCTCGTACCCAACTCCTCCACCAGCTTCCTCGCTACCTTCTGTTCTATCTCCATGCGCagctcctctttctctctcctccgtTCCCTCactctctcactttctcactGCCAACACCACCACTGCTACTTCCGACCCATCTTCACCCCTCCGCTTTCCGCCGCCTCTAAAACTTTCCGGTTGCCAGCGGTTTCCTCTTCCGGTACTTTTGCCGAACAGTTGGCGAGCGGAGTCTCTGGGACGGAGGAGAATTGGGGTTTCAGCAATGTGGACGAAAGAGAGCCTTTTGATTACGAAAGGAGCTTTGCGTCGACGGATTTGAAGCATTTGGAGTCGCCGGAGCTTGAGGTTAAGGAGCTTGAGGAGCTGCCGGAGCAGTGGCGGAGGTCCAAGTTGGCGTGGCTTTGTAAGGAATTGCCGGCGCATAAGCCAGCGACGCTGGTTAGGATACTCAATGCGCAGAAGAAATGGGTGAGGCAAGAAGACGCCACTTACGTCGCAGTCCATTGTATGCGGATTCGCGAGAACGAGGCTGGGTTTAGG gtTTACAAATGGATGATGCAACAGCATTGGTATCGATTTGATTTTGCTCTTGCTACTAAGCTAGCAGATTACATGGGTAAGGAGCGAAAGTTCTCAAAATGTAGGGAGATATTTGATGATATAATCAATCAGGGGCGTGTTCCTAGTGAATCAACCTTCCACATATTGGTTGTTGCATATCTTAGTACTCCAGTTCAAGGGTGCTTGGAAGAAGCATGTAGCATCTACAACCGAATGATTCAGCTGGGAGGTTATCAGCCTCGGCTTAGCTTGCATAATTCTCTCTTCAGATCTATTATTGGTAAACCAGGAGGGTCTTCAAAACAGTATCTTAAACAGGCTGAGTTTATTTTTCACAATTTGGAAACAACTGGGCTTGAGATACATAAGGATATATACTGTGGCCTCATTTGGCTACATAGCCATCAGGATACCGTGGATAAAGAAAGGATGACAGCATTAAGGACAATGATGCAACAAGCTGGAATTGAAGAGGGCAGAGAAGTGCTTGTTTCTGTCTTGAGAGCTTGCTCAAAGGAAGGAGACGTTGAGGAAGCAGAAAAAACTTGGTCCAAACTCCTGCTTCTTGATGATGGTCGCCCTTCTCAGGCTTTTGTTTATAGAATGGAGGTCCATGCGAAGGCTGGAAATCATAGGAAGTCTCTGGAGATATTTAGAGACATGCAGAAACATTTGAACTCGACCAGTTATCTGGCATATCATAAGGTGATAGAAATTTTATGTAGAGCTCAAGAAGTTGAACTTGCAGAATCTGTCATGGTAGAGTTCTTAAACAGTGGTTTGAAGCCTCTTATGCCATCTTATGTTGATTTAATGAGTATGTACTTTGACTTGGGCTTACATGATAAAGTGGAATTAGCCTTCATCCAGTGCCTTCAGAAATGCCGACCCAACCGTACTATTTATACTATATACTTGGATTCTTTAGTGAAAGGCAGTAACCTTGAAAAGGCTGAGGAGATCTTTGACCAAATGCAAAATAGTGGGGCAATTGGTGTTGATGCTCGGTCGTGCAACATCATATTAAGTGGATATCTGTCATCTGGAGACTATGTGAAGGCAGAGAAGATATATGATTTGATGTGCCAGAAGAGATATGATATTGAATCAGAATTGATGGAAAAGATCGATTATGTCCTGAGCTTGAGCAGGAAAGTGGTTAAAAAACCTTTAAGCCTGAAGCTAAGTAAAGAACAACGAGAGATCCTAGTGGGGTTGCTGTTAGGTGGTTTGAAAATTGAATCAGACGAAGAGAGGAAGAATCACATGCTCCGCTTTGAGTTCAATGAGAATTCTGGTTTGCATTCCATTTTGAAGAGGCATATTCATGATCAATACCATGAGTGGTTGCATCCTTCCTGTAAGACAAATGATGCTATTGAGGACATACCATGTAGATTTTCTACCATCTCGCATTCTTATTTTGGTTTCTACGCAGACCAGTTTTGGCCAAAAGGCCGACAAACAATTCCGAAGTTAATCCATCGGTGGCTGTCACCACGTGTTCTTGCATACTGGTATATGTATGGGGGGCACAGGACTTCATCAGGAGACATTTTGTTGAAGCTAAAGGGAAATCAGGAAGCTGTTGAGAAGATTGTCAAAACCTTGAAAGCAAGGTCCCTGAATTGCAGGGTGAAAAAGAAGGGGAGAGTGTTTTGGATAGGCTTCTTAGGAAACAATTCAACCTGGTTCTGGAAACTGACAGAGCCTTATATTATAGACGACTTGAAAGATTCTCTAAAAGTGGGTGGTGAAACCATAGGAAGTAGTACATATGAAACTGAAAACATTAGCTTTGAAAGTGGGTCTGATTCTGATGAAAAGGCTTCTGATTAcagtgatgatgataatatgtAG